A section of the Deinococcus taeanensis genome encodes:
- a CDS encoding YkgJ family cysteine cluster protein codes for MLSSPVNREVTAAVRRAYERYETQSRSWMDRYARQGGRVYCAAGCVACCNMPIRVSLAEALVMAEALDDALAAAMEAHARAAVANARTARDDDEYVHRHREQVGFCPVLDRHSGGCSRYESRPTRCRDTFSAFPAHFCEAGVWERMTRREKAEYRREVARTPGTDGELHFIAPLEHMSEPVWAAASRAMQDAWGTEVWGDYWVLTTLARDERFMAAVAGGDTRSAWQRASGRGLAHRSLLEFA; via the coding sequence ATGTTGAGTTCCCCCGTAAATCGTGAAGTAACGGCCGCCGTGCGGCGCGCGTATGAACGCTACGAAACACAGTCCCGGAGCTGGATGGACCGCTACGCGCGCCAGGGCGGGCGGGTGTACTGCGCGGCGGGGTGCGTGGCCTGCTGCAACATGCCCATCCGCGTGAGCCTGGCCGAGGCACTGGTGATGGCCGAGGCGCTCGACGACGCGCTGGCCGCGGCCATGGAGGCGCACGCGCGCGCCGCCGTCGCGAACGCCCGCACGGCGCGCGATGACGACGAGTACGTCCACCGGCACCGCGAACAGGTGGGGTTCTGCCCGGTCCTGGACCGCCACAGTGGCGGGTGCAGCCGCTACGAGTCCCGGCCCACGCGCTGCCGCGACACCTTCAGTGCCTTCCCGGCTCATTTCTGCGAGGCGGGCGTGTGGGAGCGCATGACGCGCCGCGAAAAGGCCGAGTACCGCCGGGAGGTGGCGCGCACGCCCGGCACGGACGGCGAGCTGCATTTCATTGCGCCGCTGGAGCACATGAGCGAACCCGTGTGGGCCGCGGCGTCCCGCGCCATGCAGGACGCCTGGGGCACGGAGGTCTGGGGCGACTACTGGGTCCTGACCACCCTGGCGCGCGACGAACGGTTCATGGCGGCCGTCGCGGGCGGAGACACGCGCAGCGCGTGGCAGCGGGCGTCGGGGCGGGGTCTGGCGCACCGGTCCCTGCTGGAATTCGCGTGA
- a CDS encoding alpha/beta fold hydrolase gives MTRTFNPLDPHATPVVEGQPYSVERRVLAGVPCLVERPPEGTVIRAVCVVYHGAWASKEGKLGVYPALTARGVAVILPDSALHGERQGDTPPGLNAREYVWESVRRTVAEAPALLDAAQGAYGAGPVWVVGSSMGGYIALTLARTEPRVTRTAALITSGVWNEPEVRRAELQTFLNAHRPVEHAAAGTRAPLFLASAEADPVFPLELHHAPTAGAYRAAYAAAGTPGAFQEATYAGVGHYTSRRMRDDTVRFLLSALPGAIPADSGPGGHG, from the coding sequence GTGACGCGCACCTTCAACCCGCTCGACCCACACGCCACGCCGGTGGTGGAGGGCCAGCCCTACAGCGTGGAGAGGCGCGTCCTGGCGGGCGTGCCGTGCCTTGTGGAGCGGCCGCCGGAAGGCACCGTGATCCGCGCCGTGTGCGTGGTGTACCACGGCGCGTGGGCCAGCAAGGAGGGGAAGCTGGGCGTGTACCCGGCCCTGACGGCGCGTGGCGTCGCGGTGATCCTGCCGGACTCGGCCCTGCACGGTGAGCGGCAGGGGGACACCCCGCCGGGCCTGAACGCACGGGAGTACGTGTGGGAGAGTGTGCGGCGGACCGTGGCCGAGGCGCCCGCGCTGCTGGACGCCGCGCAGGGCGCGTACGGTGCCGGGCCGGTGTGGGTGGTGGGTTCGAGCATGGGCGGCTACATCGCGCTGACCCTGGCGCGGACCGAGCCGCGCGTGACGCGGACGGCGGCGCTGATCACCTCCGGCGTGTGGAACGAGCCGGAGGTCCGCCGCGCTGAACTTCAGACGTTCCTGAACGCGCACCGTCCCGTGGAGCACGCTGCGGCCGGCACGCGCGCGCCGCTGTTCCTGGCGAGCGCTGAGGCCGACCCGGTCTTTCCGCTGGAGCTGCACCACGCGCCCACCGCCGGCGCGTACCGGGCGGCGTACGCCGCGGCCGGCACGCCGGGTGCATTCCAGGAAGCCACCTACGCTGGCGTGGGGCACTACACGAGCCGGCGCATGCGGGACGACACAGTGCGTTTTCTCCTCAGCGCCCTGCCTGGGGCCATTCCGGCAGACAGTGGGCCGGGGGGACACGGCTGA
- a CDS encoding histidine phosphatase family protein yields MILPAGSVLLVRHARAAGQAPDAPLTPAGEDAARTLATALTGVGISRLVSSPWRRAAQTLAPLGLALNLPVAFDDRLTERVLSAELRSDWQARLRDSFEDDTLVLPGGESGAAARTRALAALTEHRDPDGVTVLGTHGNLLALMLGLDFPGWAALRNPDVWHWAPGAGPARWAAGVA; encoded by the coding sequence GTGATCCTCCCGGCCGGGTCGGTGCTGCTGGTGCGGCACGCGCGCGCGGCCGGGCAGGCGCCGGACGCGCCGCTCACGCCCGCAGGCGAGGACGCCGCCCGGACGCTGGCCACGGCGCTGACCGGGGTGGGCATCTCGCGGCTGGTGAGCAGTCCGTGGCGGCGCGCGGCGCAGACCCTCGCGCCGCTGGGGTTGGCGCTGAACCTCCCGGTGGCGTTCGATGACCGGCTGACCGAGCGGGTTTTGAGCGCCGAGCTGCGATCAGACTGGCAGGCCCGCCTGAGGGACAGTTTCGAGGATGACACGCTGGTCCTTCCGGGCGGGGAGTCCGGCGCTGCGGCCCGGACCCGCGCCCTTGCCGCCCTGACCGAGCACCGTGATCCGGATGGCGTGACGGTTCTGGGCACGCACGGCAACCTGCTGGCGCTGATGCTCGGACTGGATTTCCCCGGCTGGGCGGCGCTGCGCAACCCGGATGTGTGGCACTGGGCGCCGGGGGCCGGGCCGGCCCGCTGGGCGGCGGGAGTCGCGTGA
- the upp gene encoding uracil phosphoribosyltransferase — MVTVVTHPLVQHKLSVMRDVRTGVKEFRELASELSLLLAYEAMRDLETTLEDITTPITTAAFPMLSGKKLALVAILRAGLIMTDAIVQLVPAAKVGHIGLYRDPETLEPVAYYNKLPTDIAERRVFLTDPMLATGGSASAALASLKAAGATTIKLMCILAAPEGIAVIERDHPDVEIVVAALDSHLNDHGYIVPGLGDAGDRIYGTK; from the coding sequence ATGGTTACGGTCGTTACCCACCCCCTGGTTCAACACAAACTGTCCGTTATGCGCGACGTGCGCACCGGCGTGAAAGAGTTCCGCGAACTGGCCAGTGAACTCAGCCTGCTGCTCGCCTACGAAGCCATGCGCGACCTGGAAACCACGCTCGAGGACATCACCACGCCCATCACCACCGCGGCGTTCCCGATGCTCAGCGGCAAGAAACTCGCGCTTGTGGCCATTCTGCGCGCCGGTCTGATCATGACCGACGCCATCGTGCAGCTCGTGCCCGCCGCCAAGGTCGGTCACATCGGGCTGTACCGCGACCCTGAAACGCTTGAACCCGTCGCGTACTACAACAAACTTCCCACCGACATCGCCGAACGCCGCGTGTTCCTGACCGACCCCATGCTCGCCACCGGCGGCAGCGCCAGCGCCGCCCTCGCGAGTCTGAAAGCCGCGGGCGCCACCACCATCAAACTCATGTGCATTCTCGCCGCGCCTGAGGGCATCGCCGTGATCGAACGCGACCACCCGGACGTGGAAATTGTCGTGGCTGCCCTGGACTCCCACCTGAACGACCACGGCTACATCGTTCCGGGCCTCGGGGACGCCGGCGACCGCATCTACGGCACGAAGTGA
- a CDS encoding phosphotransferase family protein yields MTLRPAPHGDAPAPRFPVLEARYGPLRPMDAGMQSRVYATQDGQTVVKVYRNHQGEHCVEADNMRRAGLGGWVVDALEVDGIEALIMRRFHGHPLRAPDVRRAAPHLQNSLRDLHARTHGRVNLRRVQERLRRFRSALAAYPLEDLFDAVEIPLERGLLDQPAAFCHLDLWHDNILIREDDGQVLVIDWTKAAWDDPLRDLALLKTGTLDLLPPDESLTLALNFLPDHAPLTLTRYRAYLAMTTLHDLYWFLMNEPYEFEGQRDQKVPRARHALARLPG; encoded by the coding sequence GTGACCCTGCGCCCCGCACCCCACGGCGACGCGCCCGCCCCGCGCTTCCCGGTGCTCGAAGCCCGGTACGGCCCGCTGCGCCCCATGGACGCCGGGATGCAGAGCCGGGTGTACGCCACGCAGGACGGCCAGACGGTCGTGAAGGTGTACCGCAACCACCAGGGGGAGCACTGCGTGGAAGCGGACAACATGCGCCGCGCCGGTCTCGGCGGCTGGGTGGTGGACGCCCTGGAAGTGGACGGCATCGAAGCACTGATCATGCGCCGTTTTCATGGACACCCGTTGCGCGCGCCGGACGTCCGGCGCGCCGCGCCGCACCTTCAGAACAGCCTGCGCGACCTTCACGCCCGGACGCACGGCCGCGTGAACCTGCGCCGCGTTCAGGAACGCCTGCGGCGCTTTCGCAGCGCCCTGGCCGCCTACCCCCTCGAGGATCTGTTCGACGCCGTGGAGATCCCCCTGGAGCGGGGCCTGCTTGATCAGCCTGCCGCCTTCTGCCACCTGGACCTGTGGCACGACAACATCCTGATCCGCGAGGACGACGGGCAGGTTCTCGTCATTGACTGGACCAAAGCCGCGTGGGACGACCCGCTGCGCGACCTTGCCCTGCTCAAGACCGGCACGCTGGACCTCCTGCCGCCCGACGAGAGCCTGACCCTGGCCCTGAACTTCCTGCCGGACCACGCGCCCCTGACCCTCACCCGCTACCGCGCGTATCTGGCCATGACCACCCTGCACGACCTGTACTGGTTCCTGATGAATGAACCGTACGAGTTCGAGGGCCAGCGCGACCAGAAGGTGCCGCGCGCCCGGCACGCCCTGGCCCGCCTGCCCGGCTAG
- a CDS encoding HD-GYP domain-containing protein: MFRRPRTPQTPTGSPDPRKTGISMDAPDPTRVLADLVARPSLEGVLEGALGYAATLMGGHVQGYAVVRRGQDHVSAVFGYPRSLLGAALTGPWAAMRSRVVADGSRELYETNGPEIITLLDEASMQEVKVTLVVPLTVRGRHLGALILDRVTSEGITPAVQEAVTKWASAVAPLLGILEGREEWKQAARQLTGALVEAVESRDFDSLGHAQSVTDVSLKLGRAMGLAERELEELWFAAMLHDIGKIHGEQGHAQVGANFLHGVPHLAEAQKAIRHHHERWDGQGEPDKLAAEAVPLYARILAVANAFVRVGEAERLKPQAGKGLDARLVALLEKLPK; this comes from the coding sequence GTGTTCAGGCGCCCCCGCACCCCCCAGACCCCGACCGGCAGTCCAGACCCGCGTAAAACCGGGATTTCCATGGACGCACCCGACCCGACGCGGGTGCTGGCCGACCTCGTGGCCCGCCCCAGCCTTGAAGGCGTGCTTGAAGGTGCCCTCGGGTACGCCGCCACCCTGATGGGCGGCCACGTGCAGGGGTACGCGGTCGTGCGGCGCGGACAGGACCACGTGAGTGCCGTGTTCGGCTACCCCAGGAGCCTGCTGGGCGCCGCCCTCACCGGTCCCTGGGCCGCCATGCGTTCACGCGTGGTGGCCGACGGTTCCCGTGAACTGTACGAGACGAACGGCCCGGAGATCATCACCCTGCTCGACGAGGCCAGCATGCAGGAGGTGAAGGTCACGCTGGTGGTGCCCCTGACCGTCCGTGGCCGGCACCTGGGCGCCCTGATCCTGGACCGCGTGACCAGCGAAGGCATCACGCCCGCCGTGCAGGAAGCCGTCACGAAATGGGCCTCGGCCGTAGCGCCGCTGCTGGGCATCCTGGAAGGCCGCGAGGAATGGAAGCAGGCGGCGCGGCAGCTGACCGGCGCGCTGGTCGAGGCTGTGGAAAGCCGGGACTTCGACTCTCTGGGGCACGCCCAGTCCGTCACCGACGTCAGCCTGAAACTCGGGCGCGCCATGGGCCTCGCCGAGCGTGAACTGGAAGAACTGTGGTTCGCGGCCATGCTGCACGACATCGGCAAGATTCACGGCGAGCAGGGCCACGCGCAGGTTGGTGCGAACTTCCTGCACGGCGTGCCGCACCTCGCCGAGGCGCAGAAGGCCATCCGCCACCACCATGAACGCTGGGACGGCCAAGGCGAACCGGACAAGCTCGCGGCTGAGGCCGTGCCCCTGTACGCCCGCATCCTGGCCGTGGCAAACGCCTTCGTGCGCGTCGGCGAGGCGGAGCGTCTGAAACCCCAGGCCGGGAAGGGCCTGGACGCCCGGCTGGTCGCCCTGCTGGAGAAACTCCCGAAGTGA